The Sphingobacteriales bacterium nucleotide sequence CATAGGCAAATTGCCTGCCGCAACAATTGCAATAGTTTTGGGTTTTTTATCATCGTTTATAGCATATATACTTAGCCATTCTGTTAATTTTTGCTCATTTAGAAATTCTTTTGCAATATTTTGAATAGAATATTTAATATTTTCTGGTGTGAACCAATAATTATGAATATATGTTCTATGAATAATTTCTTCTAGTTCTGCGTCATCAGAAAGTAAAAAATCTGCCAATTGTTGTGCTGCTCGTATTCTATTTTGCATATTCATTAACTATAATTTATTTTTGAAAATTAAATTCAAATTTTATCTTTGTTACAAAAGTAAGAATTATGGCAATCAAAATAACAGAAGAGTGTATAAATTGTGGTGCATGTGAACCAGAATGTCCAAACAATGCTATTTATGAAGGTGGATTAGAGTGGAAAGTAAGTGATGGTACTGCTGTAAAAGGAAGCTACGAACTAATGGACGGAACTATTGTTGATGCAGACGACAAACTTTCGCCAGTTAGCAATGATTTATATTTTATTGTTACAGACAAATGTACAGAATGTAAAGGTTTTCACGAAGAGCCACAATGTGCCGCTGTTTGTCCTGTAGACTGTTGTATTCCAGACGAAAAACACGTAGAGGCAGAAGATATTTTATTAGCTAAAAAAGCAAAATTACACTTAGAGTAACTAAACAAATAATGTTTCGTTACTGTGAATAAAAGTTCCAACAGAATTTTCTTTGCTATAATGCACCATAGCTTTTGCTACTTGCGTACCTTCTATTGCTTTATATTTTTTCAATTTTCCTATTAATAAGCTATTCATTATTGGGCTCAATTTTTGAGCAATACCTTCTCCAATTCTTGTTTCGTTTCTTTCACCAATCAACAAACTTGGTTGTATAATATGCAATGAATTGAAATTTAATTTCATTAACTCATTTTGCAATTCGCCTTTTACTCTATTATAAAATATCGAAGAATGTGCATCAGAACCTAATGCTGTAATTACATTGTAAGAAACTGCACCATTCGCTTTGGCAATTTTTGCAACTTCTAAAGGATATTCAAAATCTACTTTTTTGAAGGCAGCTTGAGAGCCAGCTTTTTTTATAGTTGTACCTAAACAGCAGAAAACAACATCAGCAACAATATCATTTTTATATTTACCTAGATTATCAAAATCTACAATAATTTCTTTCAATTTTTGATATTTTTGTGAAAGTGGTTTTCTACAAAGTACTGTAACATTTGTAAAGCTATTATCATTCAATAATATATTTAAAACTTCGCTACCTACCAAACCAGTAGCACCAACTAATAATGCTGTTTTGCTCATGCTATAAAGATATAAAAAGACAATGAAAAATCAGATTATATTAAATTATAGAAATATGCTTATTTTTATTCCATGATATTATTTGCAGATAGTGGCTCCACAAAAACGAATTGGTTATTATACAATACTAAAACTAAAGAAAAATTACATTTTGATACATTAGGTATTAATCCAATTATTCATCATCATCAAGAAATAATAGATATTATATCTAAAAATGAAGTATTAGTTTCTTTTGGAATGCAAATAAAAACAATACATTTTTTTGGTGCTGGTTGCTCGAGTATAGAGCGAAACTTATTAGCAAAAAATGCAATGCACAATATTTTTCCTAAAGCAGATATATTTATTGATGAAGATATGATTGGTGCAGGAATTTCTATATGTGGCAATCAAAAAGGCATTGCATGTATTTTAGGTACTGGCTCTAATAGCATTTATTTTGATGGTCAAAAATGGCACGAATCTAATGGTGGCATTGGTTTTATACTAGGTGATGAAGGTAGTGGTTCGTATTTTGGAAAATTAATCTTAAGAGATTTCTTATATCAGAAATTGCCACATGAAATTGAGCATGAATTAAAAGAAAAATATCATGCTGAAAAAAATGAAATTTTCCATAAAACATATAAAGCCATTTCGCCAAATAGATATTTGGCTAGCTTCGCTCCTATTTTATCTACTTTTAGAGCAACTGAATATGTACAACTATTATTACAAGAAGGCTTTACATCATTCATAGATTATCATGTATGTTGTTTTCCAAACTACCAAGAAGTGCCTGTTGGTTTTGTTGGTTCTATAGCATCAAATTTTCAGTCAGAACTTGCTCAAGTTGCTTGGAATTTTGATATTCAATTAGGAAAATTTGTATCACAACCTATTGAAGAAGTTGCCAATCATTTTATTTCAATTTTAGAAAAATAATCTAACGAAACTAAAAACCAATACTAATTAGTTTTAATTTTTGTTGTGTTGCTAAGCTATCAAACATTACTTTGTGTGCTTTATCTATTACAGTAGTTGTGCTTAGTTTTTCTTTGAATGGATCTACTTGTGCACCATTTTTCCAAAAACGATAACAAACATGCGATCCTGTAGACAATCCAGTACTACCAACATATCCTATTATTTCGCCTTGTCTTACATGTTGACCAACACGCATATTTTTTGCAAATTTACTCATGTGCAAATATTGTGTCGTATAAGTTTTGTTGTGTTTTATTTTTACATAATTTCCATTATTCTCTGAAAACGTTGCAGCTTCTACGATTCCAGATGCTGTTGCCAAAATTGGCGTTCCGTGTGGTGCAGCAAAATCAGTACCTAAATGTGGTCTTACTTCGAGCAAAATTGGATGAAAGCGTTGTAAATTATATCTAGAAACAATAAATCCTTTTTTTAATGGCGACGATAGAAATGAAATTTTATGGTATTTCCCTTGCTCGTCTGCATAAATTTGTGCACTATCTTCTGGCAAAAAATACTCTGTTATAAAATATGATTTCTTTTTTGTGTGGATACTTGCGCAATGAATATCACCTAATGCATAAAAATTACCATCTATATACAAATCATCATAAATAACACGCAAAGTATCTCCTGTTTTTAGTTGATGTGTTGATATTTTTGGATTAAATACATGATTTATTTTCTCAATTAATTGTTGGTTTATATTTTTATCTTTTAATGAATTTTTTATTTTTGATTGTACAATAAAAGCCAACGCTTGACGAATTGTATCAATCTTTTTTTCATAGAATGAAATTTTAAAAGAATCAGCACAATGGATAATCATATAATCTTTCTGATTCAGCTCAAATGCTAAATATTGGATAACGTAATTCGAATCTATTAATTTAGATAATATATAATATTGTTGTTTTGGTTTTATACCTTGAAACTGTTGTTGTTTGAGTATTTGCTTGTTTAATAATTTATAGTCTTTCTTTGTGAATTGTAGATTCTTAAATATTTTCTCTAAAACATCTTTACGTTGAATGGTTTTACTTTCTATGTAAAAACTATCAACATTAATTCCTAAAAAGAAACTACAAATAGTATCTACACAAACTGTTTGAACAGCTACTGTATCTTTTGGTATATGTTGTTGTGGAGCTTTTTTATGCTTGTTTCCATTGCAAGAAGCTATAAGTACAACTATAAGAAAGGCAACAAAAAACTTTATACATACAAAAGCAAGATGATTTGTGATTAATCTTTCTTTACAAATATGTACACATCTTCGCTATCTCGTTTCATCCAATATTTTTCTCTGGCAAATTGTTCTAGCGTAGATTTATTTTTAAATATTTCTTTTTGTTCCTCTTTTATATCACTTATCATGTCTGTATAAATAACTTCTTCTTTCTTTAATTCTCTCAAGTCTTTAAACAATTTGGATTGTGAAAATAAATTATATTGATTAAAAAATAAAAGATATATAAAATAAATAAATAAAATATAGAAAATCTTATTTTTAAATATGCTTGGTATTTTGTCTAATAATTCTTGGTCAACTATTTTCATGACTATATTTTCAAATTCAAAGGTAACAAAAAAAACGAGTCATTGCAAACTATCAACTATAATTTAAAACTATTTAAGTTTTACAGCTTTTGAAGAAACTGATATATTAAAAACAGTGCTAATGTATCTGTACTGCAATACTCAATCAACTCATTGTAGGTTTGGTTTTTCTCAATTTCAGATTTATAAAATAATTCGTTGTACAATGCCATTGCTTCTACGCCATCTTTTACATTTATATTTTGATATGGATTATTTTTCAATGTAACTCCAGCAATCGTTTTCAATGAATAACTACCTAATTGATTTGGATGATAGTAATACAAATTTTTAAAAACAACTTCTATATCTACAATTTTATTTATTCTTTCAGCAATTTCTGTTCTATATTGTGGAAATAAATTTGCCAAATAATTTAGCATACCTTTTTCCATCAGCTCATTAAACACAAGAATTGAATTGATATTTTTTGTATCATCTAAAAATTTGAGCAAGAAATTTAGTCTATCATCTTTGTCTGTTGTAGATAAAAAATAGGAATGTTTTAATGGTGCATCACTGCTTTCTTGTGTGTGCAAAGAGAATAAAAATGGAATCCTTTCATACGGTTTGGTATGTTTAAAAATTGGAATTGCAGACTGAAATGCTTCTAAATCAAAAACAGCAATTGGATATCCTACTACAGCTAAAATTGTTTTAATTTTTTCAGTATCAACAATTGGCGCTTTAGTTGTATAGGCATTGAGTAAAATATTATTAGGTTGTAATAGTGCATATTCATCTATTGTATTTACATTGTTTTCTATAAGTTCCATTTTTTCAGCTAATGGCATCCCTTGCAAATTCCAAATTGAATTTTCAGGTACATCTTTCCAACAGTATTTTTTAAAATCACAAGGATATGGCTTATTGCATTGTCCACCAATTTTTACATCAGGCATATTAGGCAATTGTATGGTCTCAATAGCTTCATTTATTTTTTGTTCAATAAATTCTTGTTCTGCCAATATTTGTTTTAACACAGACTGTTTTGCAAAAAATTGATGAATATCTAAACTATCTTCCATCACGTATTTCTCATTCACATGTACAATAAAAAAATCTTCAAGCTTAATACCAGATTTTGAGATGATGTAATATTGAATGGCACAATCTAAAATATATGTATTCGAAATACCTAATGAGCTTTTTACTTCATATGCATAAAATTTGCCATCATCTTGTACCAAAATATCCAATGCAATTACAATACCTTGATATTTGAATGCAGCTTCGTAAATTACCTTTTGTCCTTGAGAAATTAATAATGATGTAGCAGAAATACTTTGAGCGTATTGAAATGGCGATGGTGGCGTACAATCTTTTCCATTTGGAAATAATTCTTGTGCTAATTTTCCAATTCTTATTCCTCTATCAAACTTTTGTTGTTGTTTTACATCAGGAATACTTCTTAAATTATAATGATGTTTATATAAATATAAAGACTTTGAACATTGCAAGAAACGAATTAAACTAGATTTACTTAGCTGATTTGATTTTTTTGACATTATGATATTTAAAAGATATTGACTATTTTTGGTAATTCAACAGCAAATATGAAAAAAAATATACTTTTAGTCGTTGTTTTTATTTCAACAACTTTTATTTATGCACAGAAAGGCTTTCAAGTAGGTGCAAATTTCACACCAGGATTGTCTTATATGTTAGCACAGAATAACTATTATTTAGCACCAGGCACTGGTGGTGGCAACTCTAGTAAAGAATTAGATTACAAACCAAAATTTAGTTATAATGCAAATGTCTTTTTTGGATATAATTTTAAAGACAAACATGGCATTAGAGTACATGGTGGATATTGTGTTGAAGGACAAAAATATGAAGACATATTTAAGTGGCCAGCATATGGATTGCAAGGAAGACATACCAAAGAAGTGAACTTCCAATTTGTAAATGCAGCAGTATTTTATCGTTTTTCGCCAATATTAAAAGGACAAAGAGAAAAAAATCCTGATGGTAACTATGGCAATGGAAGATATAAAATAAGAATGAAAATGATGGCTGGTATTGAAACAGACTTTTTAGTAAATGCAAGCATGAAATATAAAATTGAAAGAGTTAGTAAAGATGAATTAACGAATGAAAATTGGAATGGCTATTATGATCCAACAGCTGCACCAGATTTTTCTCAATATCCATTTATAGCACCTGGAAGTCCACTAGGATTGCCAGGCGCATATCCTCCAGTAGAACCTTACGGAAATGGTGGTTATGCACCATACTATGCATTAGGCAAACCAGCAAAACAAAAAGACTATTTTGTGCCATTGCAAGCTACTTTGGCTGTAAATTATGGTTTCGATTACATTCTTAAAAACAATATGTACTTTGGCTTGGGCTTAGATTTCAAAATAGGTTTGAATGATATTAATGCAAAAGCATATAGAACGCATCCTGAATATAAAAAATCTAAAAACTATTTCTTTGGTCTTAAAGCAGAGATTGGATATAACATAATGAAAGATGGTGACAAAAAGAAAACACCATCTACGCCAAAACAAGAAAAAGTAAAAGAAGAGACAAAAAAGAAAGATGATTATAATTATAATTATGACAACAAAACTTATGAAACAAAAACTAAAAACGTATCATCATATAAAAAAGATGGAACACTAAAAAACAAAAGCATTAATAAAGGTAAAAAGAGAAAAAAATAGATTTCACTTTTAATATCAGATTTAAATTTAATATCTACATCTAGGCAAATACTTTGAACAAATGTTTATTACTTTATAGATTAAACATTTGCAATTCTAATCTGTTTTATATAATTTAGAATTTGAATTATGACAGAATTAAGTAAAAATGAGTTTTATGCACTTATTTCATTATTGGATGATGATGACCAAGAAGTATTAGCACATGTCTCAGAAAAACTAACATCATTAGGCATCAATGGAATTCCATTACTCACTAATGCATATCAAAGTATAGATAACACAGTTGTACAATCGAGATTAGAAGAATTGATTAGCTCAATTCAATTTGATAATATTAGTGATAGACTTTCATATTGGCATCAAAGCAAAGAAAAAGATTTGTTAGAAGCGACTTTAATTATTGCACAAATACATTATCCAGAAATTGATGAATTTGCCATTCAACAAAAAATAAATTCATTAGCCAAATCAGTTTGGATTGAACTGAATGCAGCATTATCACCACTAGAAGAATTACAAGTAATCAATCAAGTATTTTTTCAACTACATGGATATCTTGGTGTGCAAACACCAACACCAGATGCAGACTTAGGCTATATCAATAAAGTATTAGACACAAAAAAAGGCAATTCATTATCACTTGGAATTCTTTTTTTAATTGTTGCTCAAAAAAATGATTTACCAATTTATGGCATCAACTTACCTTATCATTTTATAATGGCATATTGCAAAAAACATTTAACTGATGAGCAATTGAATGACAATAGAAATGATAAAGACGTGATGTTTTACATCAATCCATTAAATAAAGGCATAGCATTCTCAAGAGTTGAAATTACAAGTTACTTAGAGCAAATGAAGATTGAACCAAAGCGTCAATACTATTCACCATGCAATCATGTTGAAATCATAAAATCTTTGCTATACAATCAAATGTCTTGTTACGATAAAAACCACGACAATAAAAAGGCACAACAACTTAAGGCATTATTCGACATGCTAAATAATCAAAATGCAGATAACGATATTGAAATGGAAGATGAGGACTAAATTTTGTCAATTCTATTTTGATGTCGACCACCTTCAAACTCAGTACTTAGAAATAACTTGGTCATTTCCATAGCTTCGTTTATCGTTACAAATCTTGCCGGAATGCAAATAATATTGGCATTATTATGTTGTCTTGCAAGCATTGCAGTAGCATTGTTCCAGCATATTGCTGCTCTTACTTTATGATGTTTGTTAGCAACAATAGCTACGCCATTTGCACTACCACAAAGCAAAATTCCGAACGAATATGTACTATCATTTACCTTTTCTGCCAATGCATGTGCAATATCAGGATAATCACATGATGCTTCTGAATGTGTACCTGCATCGAAAAACTCAATATTATTTTCTGTTAGATATTTTTTTAATATTTCTTTATACTCAAAACCTGCGTGGTCACTACCAATGATAACTTTATTTACTAAAAACATATTTATATATTAATAATCTCTATATCCAAATTTTCTAAGCATACTGTCTCTATCACGCCATCCATCAGCAACACGCACATAAGTTTCTAAATATACTTTTTTCTGAAAAAATGCTTCTAAATCTATTCTCGCTTCTATGCCAACTTTTTTTATTTTTTCCCCTTTTTTCCCAATTAATATTGGTTTTTGACTATCACGTTCTACATAGATCTCAACAGCAATTTTTATAATTTCGCCATCTTCCATAAAATAAGTACAAACGACTTCTGTTGAATAAGGAATTTCTTGTTTGTAGTTGGTTAATATTTTTTCTCTTACAATTTCTGATACAAAAAATCTCTCTGGTCTATCTGTAATTGCGTCTTTATCAAAATAAGGTGGAGACTCTGGCATATGCTGCACAATAAAATCCATTAATTTATCTAAGTTCCAATGAAACTTTGCAGACAAAGATAAAACTGTAGCGCTTGGAAAATCATTTTCCCAAATCACACGCTCTTGTTCTACAACATCATGTTCTGCTATATCCAATTTATTGAGTAATAATACAACTGGAATATTAAAATTCTTTATTTTCTGATATTCTTCAGGTTGATTTTCTGGCTTGTCTCCTATTTGTACCATATAAATGAAAACATCTGCATCTTCTAAAGATGTGCGTACAAAGTTCATCATACTTTCCTGCATTTTATATGCAGGTTTTATTATTCCTGGCAAATCAGAAATGACTATTTGAAAATCATCACCATTTACAATACCTAAAATTCTATGTCTAGTAGTTTGAGCTTTTGATGTAATAATTGACAGTCGCTCTCCTACCAAAGCATTCATCAATGTAGATTTTCCTACATTTGGCTTACCTAAAACATTTACATATCCTGCTCTATGCATACAAGAGTAAATATAGCTATTTTTTATAAAAGTGTGCAATAAATATTTAATATATTTTATTAAATATACCAAACACACACATTATATAATTACTAATCTAACTATATAAACATCAGACATAGAATGAAACTTTACTTTAACATAATGTATTAATGCAAAAAAATGACTATCTTTGCACCACATCGCGGGATGGAGCAGTTGGCAGCTCGTCGGGCTCATAACCCGAAGGTCGTTGGTTCGAGTCCAACTCCCGCTACTAGAAAGCCTTGTGATATTACAAGGCTTTTTTTATTATTTTAGATTATGCCTATATATATTCTTATTGCATTATTTATTTTTGGCGTTGCATCTCAACTTATACCACAATTGCCTAATGATTTGTATAAAAAGATAAACAAGTTTATAATATTCATTCCACTTCCTGCAATTACATTATACAATATTCCAAAACTGGATATAAGCAAAGCAGTTTTACTTCCAATATTATCTGCTTGGATAACATTTTTTGGTGCTATATTATTTTTCATGCTTATTGCAAAAAAAGCAAATCTAACAAAAGCAACCATTGCGTGTCTTATATTAAGTTGTGGCTTGGGCAATACATCTTTTGTCGGATTTCCAATACTCACTCAGCTATATGATGCAAGTGCTATACAATATGCCATTTTTGTAGACCAGCCTGGTAGTTTCTTAATTATGTCTACTTTAGGTGTTTTGGTTGCAAATTATGCCAGCACAGGAAATATTAATATCAAAATTATTTTCAAAAAACTATTTTCATTTCCACCATTTATTTGTTTTATAATTGCATTATTCTTATCTAAAAATACAATTCCAAGTAATATTGATGTATACTTGAAAGCAATTGGCAGCTTAATGATTCCTTTGGCTATGCTTTCTTTAGGTATGCAATTCAAGCTAAATTTTAAAACTATCCCATGGAAAAAATTTCTAATTGGAGTTAGTTATAAATTGGTTATTGCACCTTTGGTCATCTATATATTATATATATTTATTTTACAACAAGATACATTTGCCAATAGAATTTCTGTAATAGAATGTGCCATGCCACCAATGATAACATCTTCTATTATTGCATCAGAACATGGATTAGATGAAGATTTAGCAGCAGTACTTCCAACATTAGGTATTTTATGCTCATTGCCTACATTATTAGTTTGGAAATTTATTTTAGGCTAATTATATCAACAGAAAACATCAATTTGTTATTTATTTTCTGAATATTTATTCTCATTTCAAAGACATTATACTTATATTTGGCAAACATTTTTATACACCATGACAGTTCAGCAAATTATTGAATTATTAGGCGAAGAAAGAGCCAAATATTTACTTCAACATCAATCTAATACAATACAAAAAGAGCAATTACATTTACCATCATCAAATTTTGTAGATGATGTGTTTGCACCAAGCAATAGAAATATACAAACTATAAAAAGTTTGCAACAGATCTATAATACTGGACGTTTAGCAGGAACTGGCTATGTATCAATTCTTCCAGTAGATCAAGGAATCGAGCACAGTGCTGGAGCAAGTTTTGCACCAAATCCTATTTATTTTGATCCAGAGAATATTGTAAAATTAGCTATTGAAGGTGGTTGCAATGCTGTAGCTTCTACTTATGGTGTATTGAGTATGGTTGCTAGAAAATATGCTCATAAAATTCCATTTGTAGTAAAAATAAATCACAATGAATTTCTTTCCTATCCAAATACATTTGACCAAATCATGTTTGGTAGTATAAAAGATGCTTGGAATATGGGCGCAACTGCTGTTGGTGCTACTATCTATTTTGGTTCTGAAGAAAGTAGAAGACAAATTATTGAAGTAGCAAAAGCTTTTGAATATGCACATGAATTGGGTATGACCACAATTCTTTGGTGTTATCTTAGAAATAATGCATTTAAAAAAGATGGTGTTGATTATCATACATCTGCTGATTTGTCTGCACAAGCAAATCACCTTGGTGTTACCATTCAAGCTGATATCATTAAACAAAAACTACCTACAAACAATGGTGGGTACAACGCTATAAACTTTGGTAAAACACACAAATCTGTTTACGAAAAATTGACGACAGAACATCCAATTGACTTAACAAGATACCAAGTAGCTAATTGTTATATGGGAAGAGCTGGTTTAATCAACTCAGGTGGCGAAAGTAAAGGACAAACAGATATGGCAGAAGCAGTTGAAACTGCAATCATCAATAAAAGAGCTGGTGGAATGGGATTAATTTCTGGTAGAAAAGCATTCCAAAAAGACATGAAAGTTGGTGTTGAGTTGTTGAATGCCATCCAAGATGTATACTTGAATAAAGATATTGATATTGCCTAAATTTTGCAATAAACGAAGCACATTCATCATTACGCTCGTTTGCGTATTGCTTATTATTTCGTGCAAGTACAATCCAAACAAATCATTTCCTGATATATTTGTTGGCAAGTGGAATTTAGATTATCCAGATGCAAGTGGGTACGATGTTTGGACAAAAATAAATGATACTTTATTGAATGGCAAAGGCTATGCTGATAGTACAACATTGTTTGAAGATATGCTATTGCATAAAAACAATGGACAGTGGAGTATGGTTATAAAAGGTTATACTGAAGGAAATTCTGATATTGTAAAATTTGACTTAGTAGAACAAAGCAAAAATTCTTTTATATTTGAAAACAAGCATCATGATTTTCCTCAACAAATAATATATAAATTTAGAAGTGAAAAAAGTTTAGTTGTCGTATTAAAAAATGAAACTAAATTGCATGAAATATTTTTTGTACTGGACAATTGAATGCAACAAAAAAATATACTGAAATAGTTAAATTAACTGCATCACAATTAGGATTTTCTTTTTGTGGCATTAGTCAATCAACTTATTTAGAAGAAGAAGCGCCAAAATTAGAAAACTGGCTCAACAACAATTACCATGGAAAAATGAAGTACATGGAAAATCATTTTGATGTTAGATTAAATCCAGATTTACTTGTTCCAAATGCAAAATCTGTAATTACACTACTATACAATTACCACACAACACACCCACACATTGACCAAGCCTATAAAATTTCAAAATATGCATATAATGAAGACTACCATGATGTTATTAAAAATAAACTAAAAACATATATTGAAATATTACAACAAAATATTGGCAAAATAAATGCTCGAGGATTTACTGATTCTGCGCCAATTTTAGAAAGAGTATGGGCAAAAAAATCTGGTGTTGGTTGGATTGGAAAAAACACATTATTAATCAACAAACAACAAGGTTCTTTTTTCTTTTTAGCAGAAATTGTTTTAGATGTAGAGTTAGATTACGACACAGAACTCGAAAAAGATTATTGTGGTACTGACAGCGTGTATTGATGCTTGCCCAACTGATGCAATATTAAACAATCAAATTATTGATGGAAGCAAGTGCATTTCATATTTGACAATTGAATTAAAAGATGAAATAATTGATAGTTATTTTAAAGATAAAATTAAAAAATATATTTTTGGCTGTGATATATGTCAAGATGTTTGCCCATGGAATCGATTTTCAATACCACATCAAGAAGAGAAATTTAAAGCTAAGTCAGAACTATTGCAAATGAAAAAAGAAGATTGGGAAGATTTGACTGAAGAAGTATTTAATAGTTTATTCAAACACTCTGCAATAAAAAGAACTAAATTTAAAGGATTAAAACGTAATATCAATTTTATAAAAGATGCAGATTAAAATATGTGGCATGCGTGATGCGCAGAACATCAAAGAATTACTTGCTTTAAACCCAGATTTTATTGGATTTATTTTCTATCCAGCATCAAAGAGATATATTACCATAGATGAATATCTAAGTTTAGATTTAGATACTCGATTTACTAAAAAAGTTGGCGTATTTGTAAACGAAGACATCAAAAAAGTAATAAGTATTGCAACACTAGCTGAAATAAATTATTTACAATTGCATGGAGATGAAAGTGTAGAATATTGTGAGCAACTAAAGTATTTAGATTTTAAAATCATTAAAGCATTTGGCATTGACGAACACTTTGACTTTCAGCAACTAAATGCATATGACGAAGTATGTGATTACTTTCTATTTGATACCAAAACTAAAGATTTTGGCGGAAGCGGCATTACCTTCGATTGGAATATATTAAACAATTACACATTAAATAAAAAAATATTTTTATCAGGTGGCTTAAATATTGAACACATAAAACAAATCAAACAATTAAATTTTGCAGACAAAATAT carries:
- a CDS encoding 4Fe-4S binding protein, with product MAIKITEECINCGACEPECPNNAIYEGGLEWKVSDGTAVKGSYELMDGTIVDADDKLSPVSNDLYFIVTDKCTECKGFHEEPQCAAVCPVDCCIPDEKHVEAEDILLAKKAKLHLE
- a CDS encoding oxidoreductase, producing MSKTALLVGATGLVGSEVLNILLNDNSFTNVTVLCRKPLSQKYQKLKEIIVDFDNLGKYKNDIVADVVFCCLGTTIKKAGSQAAFKKVDFEYPLEVAKIAKANGAVSYNVITALGSDAHSSIFYNRVKGELQNELMKLNFNSLHIIQPSLLIGERNETRIGEGIAQKLSPIMNSLLIGKLKKYKAIEGTQVAKAMVHYSKENSVGTFIHSNETLFV
- a CDS encoding N-acetylglucosamine kinase; this translates as MILFADSGSTKTNWLLYNTKTKEKLHFDTLGINPIIHHHQEIIDIISKNEVLVSFGMQIKTIHFFGAGCSSIERNLLAKNAMHNIFPKADIFIDEDMIGAGISICGNQKGIACILGTGSNSIYFDGQKWHESNGGIGFILGDEGSGSYFGKLILRDFLYQKLPHEIEHELKEKYHAEKNEIFHKTYKAISPNRYLASFAPILSTFRATEYVQLLLQEGFTSFIDYHVCCFPNYQEVPVGFVGSIASNFQSELAQVAWNFDIQLGKFVSQPIEEVANHFISILEK
- a CDS encoding M23 family metallopeptidase, which gives rise to MIIHCADSFKISFYEKKIDTIRQALAFIVQSKIKNSLKDKNINQQLIEKINHVFNPKISTHQLKTGDTLRVIYDDLYIDGNFYALGDIHCASIHTKKKSYFITEYFLPEDSAQIYADEQGKYHKISFLSSPLKKGFIVSRYNLQRFHPILLEVRPHLGTDFAAPHGTPILATASGIVEAATFSENNGNYVKIKHNKTYTTQYLHMSKFAKNMRVGQHVRQGEIIGYVGSTGLSTGSHVCYRFWKNGAQVDPFKEKLSTTTVIDKAHKVMFDSLATQQKLKLISIGF
- a CDS encoding septum formation initiator family protein, translated to MKIVDQELLDKIPSIFKNKIFYILFIYFIYLLFFNQYNLFSQSKLFKDLRELKKEEVIYTDMISDIKEEQKEIFKNKSTLEQFAREKYWMKRDSEDVYIFVKKD
- a CDS encoding DUF2779 domain-containing protein; amino-acid sequence: MSKKSNQLSKSSLIRFLQCSKSLYLYKHHYNLRSIPDVKQQQKFDRGIRIGKLAQELFPNGKDCTPPSPFQYAQSISATSLLISQGQKVIYEAAFKYQGIVIALDILVQDDGKFYAYEVKSSLGISNTYILDCAIQYYIISKSGIKLEDFFIVHVNEKYVMEDSLDIHQFFAKQSVLKQILAEQEFIEQKINEAIETIQLPNMPDVKIGGQCNKPYPCDFKKYCWKDVPENSIWNLQGMPLAEKMELIENNVNTIDEYALLQPNNILLNAYTTKAPIVDTEKIKTILAVVGYPIAVFDLEAFQSAIPIFKHTKPYERIPFLFSLHTQESSDAPLKHSYFLSTTDKDDRLNFLLKFLDDTKNINSILVFNELMEKGMLNYLANLFPQYRTEIAERINKIVDIEVVFKNLYYYHPNQLGSYSLKTIAGVTLKNNPYQNINVKDGVEAMALYNELFYKSEIEKNQTYNELIEYCSTDTLALFLIYQFLQKL
- a CDS encoding transglutaminase family protein yields the protein MTELSKNEFYALISLLDDDDQEVLAHVSEKLTSLGINGIPLLTNAYQSIDNTVVQSRLEELISSIQFDNISDRLSYWHQSKEKDLLEATLIIAQIHYPEIDEFAIQQKINSLAKSVWIELNAALSPLEELQVINQVFFQLHGYLGVQTPTPDADLGYINKVLDTKKGNSLSLGILFLIVAQKNDLPIYGINLPYHFIMAYCKKHLTDEQLNDNRNDKDVMFYINPLNKGIAFSRVEITSYLEQMKIEPKRQYYSPCNHVEIIKSLLYNQMSCYDKNHDNKKAQQLKALFDMLNNQNADNDIEMEDED
- the rpiB gene encoding ribose 5-phosphate isomerase B; protein product: MFLVNKVIIGSDHAGFEYKEILKKYLTENNIEFFDAGTHSEASCDYPDIAHALAEKVNDSTYSFGILLCGSANGVAIVANKHHKVRAAICWNNATAMLARQHNNANIICIPARFVTINEAMEMTKLFLSTEFEGGRHQNRIDKI
- the era gene encoding GTPase Era — protein: MHRAGYVNVLGKPNVGKSTLMNALVGERLSIITSKAQTTRHRILGIVNGDDFQIVISDLPGIIKPAYKMQESMMNFVRTSLEDADVFIYMVQIGDKPENQPEEYQKIKNFNIPVVLLLNKLDIAEHDVVEQERVIWENDFPSATVLSLSAKFHWNLDKLMDFIVQHMPESPPYFDKDAITDRPERFFVSEIVREKILTNYKQEIPYSTEVVCTYFMEDGEIIKIAVEIYVERDSQKPILIGKKGEKIKKVGIEARIDLEAFFQKKVYLETYVRVADGWRDRDSMLRKFGYRDY